One Cyprinus carpio isolate SPL01 chromosome A16, ASM1834038v1, whole genome shotgun sequence genomic region harbors:
- the LOC109106125 gene encoding axonemal dynein light intermediate polypeptide 1-like — translation MIVPTDSLLKYDYPVLVSKNTERKSPRSRPLKVSPQQMVESGPVPPPPKPKSPSADTSKQPTEEILNAILPPREWMEDNQLWVQPVSSAPCTRMDVIHLQEQLDRSLQARQARETGICPVRRELYSQCFDELIRQVTINCAERGLLLLQVRDEIRMTIAAYQTLYESSVAFGMRKALQAEHGMADMENKILELESEKRDLERLLNEQKAKCEAIERREAERREIEEKKHAEEVQFLKRTNQQLKAQLEGIITLRNKA, via the exons ATGATTGTCCCCACTGACTCCTTGCTGAAGTATGATTATCCGGTGCTGGTGAGCAAGAACACAGAGAGGAAGTCTCCAAGG AGTCGCCCTTTGAAAGTAAGTCCCCAACAGATGGTAGAGAGCGGCCCAGTCCCACCTCCACCCAAACCCAAGAGCCCCTCAGCGGATACCAGCAAACAGCCAACCGAAGAGATCCTGAATGCCATTCTACCACCAAG GGAATGGATGGAGGACAACCAGTTGTGGGTGCAGCCGGTGTCCAGCGCTCCGTGTACACGCATGGATGTCATTCATTTGCAAGAACAACTGGACAGAAGCTTGCAGGCAAGGCAGGCCAGAGAGACGGGCATCTGCCCTGTGCGCAGGGAGCTCTACTCTCAGTGCTTCG ATGAGTTAATCAGACAGGTCACCATTAACTGCGCTGAGCGGGGTCTCCTGCTGCTGCAAGTAAGAGATGAGATTCGCATGACCATCGCTGCCTATCAAACACTGTATGAGAGCAGTGTGGCCTTTGGCATGAGGAAAGCACTTCAAGCAGAACATGGAATGGCTGACATGGAGAACAAG ATTTTAGAGTTAGAGAGTGAGAAGCGAGATTTGGAGAGGTTGTTGAACGAGCAGAAGGCTAAATGTGAGGCCATTGAGAGACGGGAAGCAGAACGGCGGGAAATTGAGGAAAAGAAGCATGCCGAAGAGGTCCAGTTCCTCAAACGAACTAATCAGCAACTCAAG gcaCAGCTGGAGGGCATAATTACCCTGAGGAATAAGgcttaa
- the LOC109106126 gene encoding smad nuclear-interacting protein 1-like, producing the protein MDNRRRHRESPVRDVKTKIKQEKLSPARPPRLRRSGSGSSRGSSSPPPRRRDSRSPDRRKDRSPAKRDRSSGRQQERSPRARRSRSPQRSTDVRLKREQDDHRGSESHRHRERRDDSHDRRMKREGEQLRQRERDREPDRNRGRERNAHLQQQAERERHNELRRENRLRQEAQSGSGDEAHEFGSKQADDSAPAAEKEKPNFELSGALVEDTNTFRGEVIKYNEPPEARIPKRRWRLYPFKNDEPLPVMYIHRQSAYLLGRLRKIADIPIDHPSCSKQHAVFQYRLVEFTRADGTTGRRVKPYIIDLGSGNGTYLNNQRIEPQRYYELKEKDVLKFGFSSREYVLLHEFSDTAEVDAKKEEEEEDEGLDE; encoded by the exons ATGGACAACAGGAGACGACACAGAGAATCTCCTGTCCGGGATGTAAAGACAAAAATTAAGCAAGAAAAACTGAGTCCGGCGCGGCCTCCGCGGCTGCGTCGATCCGGTTCAGGCTCCAGCCGAGGCAGCAGCAGCCCTCCACCGCGACGACGAGACAGCAG ATCACCGGACAGAAGAAAGGACAGGTCGCCAGCGAAGAGAGACCGTTCATCGGGCAGACAGCAGGAGAGGTCACCTCGAGCTCGGAGGAGTAGAAGCCCACAGCGCAGCACTGACGTTAGGTTAAAGCGG GAGCAAGATGATCACAGAGGATCCGAAAGTCATAGGCATCGTGAGAGAAGGGATGACTCACATGATCGCAGGATGAAAAGGGAGGGAGAGCAGCTAAGGCaaagagagcgagacagagaacCGGACAGGAATAGGGGAAGAGAACGCAATGCCCACCTGCAACAGCAGGCTGAGAGGGAGCGGCATAATGAACTGCGGCGGGAGAATCGTCTCAGGCAGGAGGCTCAGAGTGGCAGTGGTGATGAGGCACATGAGTTCGGCAGTAAACAGGCTGATGATTCTGCACCTGCAGCCGAGAAGGAAAAGCCCAACTTTGAACTATCAGGTGCCTTAGTGGAAGATACCAATACATTCAGGGGAGAGGTGATCAAGTATAATGAGCCTCCTGAGGCCCGAATACCTAAACGAAGATGGCGTTTATATCCGTTTAAGAATGACGAGCCACTTCCAGTCATGTACATCCACAGACAGAGTGCATATCTACTTGGAAGACTGAGGAAGATTGCAGACATTCCTATCGACCACCCTTCTTGTTCCAAACAGCATGCTGTTTTTCAGTACAG ATTAGTGGAGTTTACACGGGCTGATGGCACTACGGGCAGGAGAGTGAAGCCATACATCATCGATCTGGGTTCTGGTAATGGAACCTATCTGAACAACCAGCGTATAGAACCTCAGCGCTACTACGAGCTCAAAGAGAAGGATGTGCTGAAGTTTGGCTTCAGCAGCAGAGAGTATGTGCTCCTTCATGAGTTCTCCGACACAGCCGAGGTTGACGCAAagaaggaggaagaagaagaggatgaggGCCTGGATGAGTAG